The genomic DNA ACATTGTTGGCCTGATATTTATCTTGTTAACTACTTTGAAAGAACGCCTTGCACACTTATACAATATCTAATTTCATCCATGTTAGCAAACCATTTGCCAGCTAAATAACATAAGACTTGACTTATGCATTGGGGTTCATTAGCTTTCAAACCTCACAGTAGGTTGGCAAGAAATTCAACAAAGGAACCACATGTTGCTCAATTCAGCACAAATTGTTCCCGACCATCGCATTCCAATCCGATGTCAAGCATTCCTGACAGCTCATCACTTTCTGTCTTTGACTTGCAGCAATTTCTCTGACAGTATCGAGAAATTCTCTTGCATTTGCAACTGCAGTACAAAATGAACGTAACATTTGAAGTGATACGCCAACCCATATCTATTTTTTGGTATTAAACTCTCACTTTCTGTAGCTTTCCAAAACGCTGTAGCAGTGTTTCATTTTATTCCTCATGAACAACATCAactgtgttgtatttattacattCTGACCACAATTTCTTTATGGTTAAAAATCTATTTCCAAATGTCTCTGATACTGACAGAATCTTCTTCCGTTGTGTTACAGTCATTGTTTAAGCAAAGTAAGGCGAGATACGTATGTGTCTTTCCGTGTCCATTGATAACAAGACAGactataacattttaattaatatttccaGAATTGAGAAGGCATTATTGTGACGTGTTTAActctttgtaaatgtattttgctCACATTGTGTGTTGGTGTATTATAAATTAAAGGGAAAGggaaatgtctgtgtgtgtgtgtgcgagtgagcgcatgtgtgcgtgcgcgtgcgtgtgctaCATCCATTTCTACCGTCTACCCTTTTTTTCTTGACTGCAGGCTCAGCACCCCCACTCTCTCTACACTGATACTCAGCTTTTAGACAAAAATATCTCTCCTCTGTTGGTTtactccccccccaccaccaccaccacctccatttCCGCTACAGTGTTCAGAGATCTGACATCACAGGGTCCATCATGTGATCCACCCACACACGGCTTTGCAGTGATGGATGGGGCCTACCtgtgacgcacacacacctcctctgtATAACCCTTTACAAGCTGCAGAGTAATGAAGGCAATGAAGGCAACAATTTGGTCCCATCTGGGTTTTTTTAgacgaaacaaaaacaacatgcaaaGGGGAGGAAACCAAACACATTAAAGGAGCTTTAAAGAGCTGCCACTATTGCTCCCCACACTTACACTGGAGATCTACATCTCGTTTATTTTCCCTTTAAAGGTGACCTGAAACAAACAGTGGTAATATTCTACTATTTTAGTTAATTAggacattacattttaaaaagggaaattatgttaaacttaaattaaaagtGCCAAATtcacattaattaaaacattgaaagTGAAATGTGAAAATCCGTGATAGAAATGACGCATAAATGGAAACTGAAATTATCATGTGACCATCATAGGATGGTGCGTGAGACCAGAGTTGAAATCAGATCAGTTTCAGATTCAACTTCTCTAAATTATGTTGTGCAGAGTGAATAAAACGGAAGTAAGCCTTTTCTGAGGATACATCGACAACTGTTCATGTCTTGTGCAAGCTGATATTTTCATTAACCCCCAAGGACTGTATGGTCAGTCATGGACTTCCTGAAAAACAATGCTCCCTAACACACTATTGGCTTTAAAGGCCTTACACACTCACTGTATAGATGTGTTCCCGTATGTTGCCTTTGAATGTGTGACCACACAGACTAattgtctccttccctccctatGCTCTATTGGACCTCGAAGGCAGGGACAACTTGCACCGTATAATGAACAGCTCAGGCCAACTTCAACCAGAGAGGTCTATATGGCTGAGTGAATGTGCTTGTGTACAAGACCCTTAAAGTACAAGGCAGACTTTGCTTTTCTGAAGGTACCGCTAAAAGCAGATATTATCCCTCAAATGAATGCTCTTAAACTATAATTCCAGGATGATTATAATAACAAGGTGAAAACTCCTTTTTTGGATTCACCAAAATGCAATTGTACCTCTCTGCGATAAAGAGACTCTGTAATGTAGTCCAACGAGGTCTGTGTTATGATTCTTTTCGTTTTTAACTGTGGGATTTGCAGTTTTTGATAACCcaatattcatatatactgtacatatgaaaataaacaaatacataaataaaaactccAGTTTAAGTTAAACCCTTTAActtaaatatgaatgaatatagtGTAATATCCAAACATCAAATTGTCATAAATATTGCTAATAACATCAGTATCAGGAGTAATACAGTACAGTTGATACACATGAATAGACTTATATGGGCACTGCCTCCTGTTTCTATGTCTGTACCGGAATGCAGAGAAGAGTGAGACTTCTctcacatctcctcctctctgctcggGTTGTCTCATTAGTTAAATAAAAGTCTGGCAAATTTCTGCCCAATGCGCGCGCGCTGATGTGACATAATGGAACGTGCCAGCCTAGAAAAGCTCGAGGCTGTGCGCGCAGGCGTGCAGTTCACCCAGATCCTGCTCGAGACCAGAAGACCGGGCTCAGTAAAGATATTCTAATCAAACAGATCGTTGTTTCCACTCCTGTTCTTCCCGTGAGGTGATGGGCAAAGCACCGCTGTGAGGGAGCGCCGCGTAGTTCGACTTATTGTTTTATTCACGGAAATAATGATGAAGAAGGATATTAACTTGAGCCTGGCGGACGACGCAGACCTCAAGCCGCATCTCCGCGACGCCGAGAGCCTCCTCAGCTCCCCGGACCTGGGGCTGCTCAAACTGGCCTCCCCGGAGCTGGAGAGGCTGATCATCCAGTCCAACGGAATGGTCACAACGACACCGACGATCCCCCAGTTCCTCTACCCGAAGACGGTGACGGACGAGCAGGAGTTCGCGGAGGGCTTCGTGAAGGCACTGGAGGATTTGCACAAGCAGAATCAGCTCAGCGGAGCCGGGCAGACGAACAGCAGCCTGGAGCTGTGCGCTAACCTCGGCCCGGTCCCCGTGCAGCCGGATCTACCGGTGTACACCAACTTGAACAGTTACGGTAGCGGGACACTGGAAACCACCGTCAACTACTCCACGGACACGGTCCCGTTCCCACCGCCTCCGTCGCATCATTTGGGGGCAGCCCCGCCGCAGCCAGAGCCGTCTCGGGTCCAGCCGCTGAAGGAGGAGCCTCAGACGGTGCCCGACGTCCAGAGCTTCGGGGAGAGCCCCCCGCTGTCCCCCATCGACATCGATATCGACATCGACATCGACATCGACTCACATGACAACGTGAAAGCCGAGAGAAAGAGGCTCAGGAACCGGATCGCAGCCTCCAAGTGTCGGATGCGCAAACTGGAGCGGATCTCCAGGCTGGAGGACAAGGTCAAGTCGCTGAAGAACCACAATACGGATCTGACCTCGACGGCGAACCTGCTCAGGGACCAGGTGGCCCACCTGAAACAGAGAGTCCTCACCCACGTCAACAGCGGCTGCCAGGTGCTGCCACACGAAGTTCAAGTGCACTAGAAACGGACCTGAAGTTGGGCTACTGACCAGCAAATAAGCTTTACGGACTTAATTCGTGTTCGTCGCCCAGATGTgtgctgaatgaatgaatgccaGGCCAGAGGCCACTTTGT from Cyclopterus lumpus isolate fCycLum1 chromosome 4, fCycLum1.pri, whole genome shotgun sequence includes the following:
- the LOC117730031 gene encoding transcription factor jun-D-like, which translates into the protein MMKKDINLSLADDADLKPHLRDAESLLSSPDLGLLKLASPELERLIIQSNGMVTTTPTIPQFLYPKTVTDEQEFAEGFVKALEDLHKQNQLSGAGQTNSSLELCANLGPVPVQPDLPVYTNLNSYGSGTLETTVNYSTDTVPFPPPPSHHLGAAPPQPEPSRVQPLKEEPQTVPDVQSFGESPPLSPIDIDIDIDIDIDSHDNVKAERKRLRNRIAASKCRMRKLERISRLEDKVKSLKNHNTDLTSTANLLRDQVAHLKQRVLTHVNSGCQVLPHEVQVH